A portion of the Paenibacillus hamazuiensis genome contains these proteins:
- a CDS encoding asparaginase, which produces MNVSNAVVHVLRGPVVESKHNGHIAVVDWQGRLLAHLGQYTHLTFARSTAKPLQSIPVVESGAAARTGMTQPEIALMCASHSGEPDHTEAARSILAKSGLTPDSLSCGVHEPWHRPTAEAMRLRGEKPTALHNNCSGKHAGMLALAACRGDSVAGYIRPEHPVQRRMRETVADMCGLSSEELAVGIDGCGVPVFGMPLWRLAYAFARLGRPDSLGPTRAEAAAAIVAAIRAYPRYIAGTGRFDTQLIEATRGRIVGKMGAEGVFALTVPDLGIGVAVKIEDGAERALYPTVVETLFQLGLLDEAEQKRLQSFRTPANTNWQGMQVGGLLPVFQLHRQE; this is translated from the coding sequence TTGAACGTTTCGAACGCTGTCGTCCATGTTTTGAGAGGTCCCGTCGTGGAGAGCAAACACAACGGGCATATCGCCGTTGTCGACTGGCAAGGCCGGCTGCTGGCTCATCTGGGCCAATATACCCACCTTACTTTCGCCCGTTCGACAGCCAAACCGCTGCAGTCGATTCCTGTTGTCGAATCGGGAGCGGCGGCCCGGACCGGCATGACGCAGCCGGAAATCGCCCTGATGTGCGCGTCGCACAGCGGCGAGCCGGATCATACGGAAGCGGCCCGCTCGATCTTGGCCAAATCGGGGCTCACCCCGGACAGCCTGAGCTGCGGGGTTCATGAGCCGTGGCACCGCCCCACGGCCGAAGCGATGCGGCTGCGCGGCGAGAAGCCGACGGCGCTGCACAACAACTGCTCCGGCAAGCATGCCGGAATGCTTGCGTTGGCCGCCTGCCGCGGGGACTCGGTCGCCGGTTATATCCGGCCCGAGCACCCCGTCCAGCGGCGCATGCGCGAGACAGTGGCCGATATGTGCGGCCTCTCTTCCGAAGAGCTCGCCGTCGGCATCGACGGCTGCGGCGTTCCCGTATTCGGCATGCCGCTATGGCGTCTTGCTTATGCGTTCGCGCGGCTCGGCCGGCCTGATAGCCTTGGCCCGACAAGGGCCGAGGCGGCTGCCGCGATTGTGGCTGCGATTCGCGCGTACCCACGCTATATTGCCGGAACCGGCCGCTTCGATACGCAGCTGATCGAAGCGACTCGCGGCCGCATCGTCGGCAAGATGGGGGCCGAAGGCGTCTTCGCGCTGACCGTCCCGGACCTTGGCATCGGTGTGGCTGTCAAAATCGAAGACGGAGCCGAACGGGCGCTGTACCCGACCGTCGTGGAAACGCTCTTTCAACTCGGTCTGTTGGACGAAGCGGAACAAAAACGCTTACAATCGT
- a CDS encoding YlbG family protein, protein MLTQRSGFIVWVNDLKAAAKQLERFGSIHYISKKLHYVVMYTYADRVEETMKQVSRLHFVKKVERSYRNEIKTEYNSNMPDKTRFYSL, encoded by the coding sequence ATGTTGACACAACGGTCCGGGTTTATCGTATGGGTAAACGATTTGAAAGCGGCTGCCAAACAACTGGAACGGTTCGGCAGCATTCATTATATATCCAAAAAGCTGCATTACGTGGTTATGTATACGTACGCGGATCGCGTGGAAGAAACGATGAAGCAGGTTTCCCGCCTTCATTTTGTTAAAAAGGTAGAACGCTCATACCGCAATGAAATCAAAACCGAATACAACAGTAATATGCCTGACAAAACCCGTTTCTACTCACTATAA